The following coding sequences are from one Diabrotica virgifera virgifera chromosome 2, PGI_DIABVI_V3a window:
- the LOC126880210 gene encoding uncharacterized protein LOC126880210 yields the protein MNRCNPEPHFKIVETIEAGRSVLTVVPHKWIKNKILFWPPKNVKNLIKDVNSTPDITWNKIICRIKRNYYKNRIAAETELLEVSGGSATSSTDSEVLGEMKEKNKVRNTKKVTSQQNFETLFASSSSKFCSFQPIIPEETPEPVVESENIILETNFSDEAIISPEAIANAQFLNVIEQPLIGEESKNDIINKLNDIEQKFNQFKNDITESVKDMLVKAVAAIKSDFDAKLLSAMQNFKNNHQDDDNIQFEFHAVSTSQELSQLEENLKDSNYEKKVVSYIISVFI from the exons AACCCCATTTTAAAATCGTTGAGACGATAGAAGCTGGAAGGTCGGTCTTAACTGTTGTTCCACACAAGtggataaaaaacaaaattttattttggcCACCAAAAAACGTGAAAAATCTGATAAAGGATGTCAATTCTACTCCAGACATTACGTGGAATAAAATAATATGTCGCATCAaaagaaattattataaaaatcgcATTGCAGCTGAAACTGAACTTTTAGAAGTGTCGGGAGGTTCGGCAACGTCTTCAACTGATTCCGAGGTTTTAggagaaatgaaagaaaaaaataaagtaagAAACACAAAAAAGGTCACTAGTCAACAAAATTTTGAAACTCTGTTTGCATCATCATCGTCAAAATTTTGTTCGTTTCAACCAATCATACCGGAAGAAACTCCTGAGCCTGTTGTTGAAAGcgaaaatataattttggaaACCAATTTTTCGGATGAGGCAATTATTTCTCCTGAAGCAATTGCAAATGCGCAGTTTTTAAATGTCATCGAACAG CCTTTGATTGGAGAAGAAAGTAAAAACGACATTATTAACAAGTTGAATGACATTGAGCAAAAATTTAATCAGTTTAAAAATGATATAACAGAGAGCGTAAAAGATATGTTGGTGAAGGCAGTTGCGGCAATTAAATCAGATTTTGATGCCAAATTATTGTCAGCAATGCAGAATTTTAAAAACAATCATCAGGATGATGACAATATTCAATTTGAATTTCATGCCGTTTCAACCTCACAGGAGTTAAGTCAATTAGAGGAAAATCTCAAAGATTCAAATTATGAAAAGAAAGTAGTAAGTTATATTATTTCAGTTTTcatttaa